The Macaca mulatta isolate MMU2019108-1 chromosome X, T2T-MMU8v2.0, whole genome shotgun sequence DNA window TTACAAGTCTTCCATGGTCCTAATCCTCCAATATCTCCTATATACAGGTGTTCTAGAGGCTATGTATCTCATAGTGTTAAGTCTAGATTCTTCAATGTCTTCCAGCACTTACATCacacagtttttacatttttaaatgtctcctACATTCTAGTTTTACAGTGTATTTTTATTGCCAATTCCTCCAATGCCCAAGTCTTTTAATACCTGCAAGAACTAGGTCTTACAATTTTCAGGTACATCAATATTCTCAATGTCTGAATGAATAGACCTCTCAATATCCTGGTCTCATATTGTCCAGACTGCCAGTATTCTTGACGTCCAGcatctttaaaatttaattcttcCAAACTGTCTTTTGACATAAATATGTCAGTATCCATGCTTACCAATGTCTCCCAAAATCCAGGGCTTCTCATTTTAGGATTTATAAATGTCTATATCTTGCTGTTGTTCATATCTGCCAGTATTTAGGAGTTCCAAGGTACAGGACTTAAAATATCTCTAATTTCCAGAGATTTCACTGTCTATGACTTCCAATATTCAATATCCCAATGTTCAGGGCCTCCAGAATCATCAATGTCCAGTGTAACCAATGTCTTCAGAATCCAAGGCTTGCAATGTCTCCAATATCCTGTGCTTACAATGTTTCCAATGTCCAGGGTTTCCAATGGCGCCAGTGTCAAGGTCTTCCAACAACTCCGGGTCTTCCAGCGACTTCAAGTCTTCCAACAGTCTCAAGGTCTTCCAGATAATCCTGAGCTTCCAGAAAATCAACATCTTCCAGACAATCCATGTCTTCCGGACAATCCACGTCTTCCAAGAAGCTCCAAGTCTTCCAGTAAATCCAGTCTTCCAGCAATTATAGGTCTTCCACCAAATACAGATCTTCCAGGAAAATCCACGTCTTCCAGAAAATACGTGTCTTCCAATAATTTCAAGGTCTTCCATCAAATACAGATCTTCCAGCTAATCCATGTCTTCCAGAAAAATCTACGTCTTCCACCAAATCCAAGTCTTCCAGTAAATCTAGTTCTTCCAGAAAAATCTAGATCTTCCAGTCAATCAGTGTCTTCCAGAAAGAAATCCAGGTCTTCCAGTCAGTCAGCGTCTTCCAGAAAAATCTATGTCTTCCACCAAATCCAGGTCTTCCAGTCAATCCACGTCTTCCGGAAAAAATCCAGGTCTTCCAGCCAATATATGTCTTCCTGAAGATCCACGTCTTCCTGAACATCCATGTCTTCCAGAAAATCCATGTCTTCCAGTAACCTCCCAGTCTTCCAGTAACCTCCCAGTCTTCCAGAAAATCCGCGTCTTCCCAACAATCCAGGTCTTCCGGATAATTCGGGTCTTCCTGAAAATCTACATCTTCCAAAAAAGCCATGTCTTCCAGAAAATCCACGTCTTCCAATGGCCTCCAGGTCTTCCAGACTATCCATGTCTTCCAGAAAATCCTTGTCTTCCCTCAAATCCATAGCTTCCAAAAAATCCACGTCTTCCGGGAAATCTGTGTCTTCCAGCAAATCCACGTCTTCCAACAAAGCCATGTCTTCCAGACTATCCACGTCTTCCAGAAAATCCTTGTCTTCCCTCAAATCCATAGCTTCCGAAAAATCCAGGTCTTCCAGGAAATCTGTGTCTTCCAGCAAATCCACGTCTTCCAACAAAGCCATGTCTTCCATCAAATTAATGTCTTCCAGCCTACCTGTGTCTTCCAACAAAGGTATGTCTTCCAACAAAGGTACGTCTTCCAAGAAAGGTACGTCTTCCAAGAAAGGTACGTCTTCCAACAAAGGTACGTCTTCCAAGAAAGGTACGTCTTCCAACAAAGGTACGTCTTCCAAGAAAGGTACGTCTTCCAACAAAGGTACGTCTTCCAGAAAATCCATGTCTTCCAACCAAGCCATGTCTTCCAGAAAATCCACATCTTCCGGAAACTATATGTCTTCCAACTAAGCTACGTCTTCCAACAAATCCATGTCTTCCTGTATCTGCAGGTCTTCCAGCATCTCCAGGGCTTCCAGCATCTGCTCGTCTTCCAACATCTCCCCGTCTTCCAGCATCTCTGTGTCTTCCAGCATCTTCATGTCTTCCAACAACTACCCAGTCTTCCATCAACTGGCTCAATATCCGTGTCTTCCAACGTCTCCAGTGTGCTGATCTTCTAACATTCAGGTCTTCCAGTGTCTGCAATATCCAGGTATTCTAACATATTCTATAGTCCAGATCTTCCAACCTTTCCCCAGGTCCAGGCCTTTTCAAATCTAGGCTTCCCCTGTCTGAGCCTTCCCATGTTAAAATCACTCTACAGAAAAATCTTCCAACTCAACTATTTCTGCTTCTAGTTGAATTAGCTTCAAAAACATTTAATGGGACATTCCTCCTTATAGACTAGATCTTATGAACCAACTGTACTGCAGTTTGTGTTTTTTACAATTAGGAAATGTGTATTTAATCtctacaacttttaaaaataatgtccaCAATAAAACTTCTGCAGAATAAACAGTTAGGACTGCTGCAATAAATTTTACTACTTCACTAGTGCTTACAGTTTTTATACAGTTGACTATGTTTAGATCtaagtgaaatttttatttaatgagaaaaattcCTGTTTAAGACTGGTATTTTAGGTAAAGTTAACATGTAGTGtattatttgtccattttaaatGATATCAATTTTTAGCGTTGGTCTTATGTGACCaaagaataatataataataataacaacaacactTAACATAGCATTTGCTAcgtccaggcactgttctaagatccttacatgcattaactcatttaatcttcacaacaacccatTGAAGCTAGGTACCatcattatccctattttacagatgaggaaactggcacACAGAGGTGAAGTAAATTGTCCATAGGACACAACTACTAAATAATGGAGCCGGACCTGGCTAGCCTGTTGTGAGAGTCCATGATTGTAACCACTATGTTGTGATATCTGCTGTTTAAAATCATGATAGAATGATGTGATCCAAAGGTTGACTGCTTCCACATTATGTGTAGAATATTATACAATTCCATATACAAATGGTCTCGCTTGATCCTGTCACTGCCAGAGTCTATTTGTATGCACAGCTTTTATTCCCCAACCAGCTACTACCATTCCCTTGGTCCTGTATATGGAAGTAGGTGCAAACACTTTCTGATACCATAAGGAAGCACTGAGTTCAATTACCCTTTGCTTCAGAATCATATTCATAGCTCCATGCTTTGAGTACTGGTGCTTGGAATTTATCCCTTCTATCTGTTTGAATCCCTTATTACTGACTATTCTCCAGTTTGTACCTTACTATGTGGAGCACTTACCTTTAGTTTGTTTCTAACCTCCAGCATTTACCTGCTTCCTGGGTTCCTGACCACTGCGTTGTATCCAACTAATGGTAGCTACAACTCCTTAAATCGCAGCATGCAGATCTAGAGAACTAACTACTTGGTTCTCTAAGTCTCAGCTCCCACCAGGTACCTTCAGCAATGTTGCTACCCAGGCCTCTGGCTGACGTGAAAACCATGAAAACCACATAATTAAATTTTTACAGTTAGGCAGGGACTCTCTAAAGATTTAAAATCATCTATAATGTAACAAAAAGGAACAATAATAATaccaattaaaatagaaatacctTCTGAATGTCTAATGATTTATACTTTATAGAGTGCTGtcacctcattcattcattcattcattcattcaacaaatatttattgagcgctAACTGTATGCCAGGTTTGTTTTGATAAAGCTTAAAATCATCTGTGGGAAACAAACAACGTACAGATAATCGAAAAATTACTTATCCATTGTAAGGCCATGAAGAAAAAGTAACTGAGAGTCTGGAAAATCAAGGAAAGCATTCctaaagaagtaatatttattgTGACTCTGAAGAATCTGTATTCTCATTTGGTTCTCACAATATAGCCTTGTGacttaaataaaaaagatttttatatatCAGTTTTACTAATCTGAGTGCTAACAATAGCCATGGGACCCAGCTGTTTTGACCTCTTTGTTTTTCCTGCTACTCATTTtgccttaaaatatatatgaagcactattggaaaatatatatcaagggatataaaaatatactttttggtTTAGTATATTCCACTTCAAGGAATCCATCCAAGGAAATTATCTGACATGTGGATAATTCAtgcacaaagatactcctcacaTAGTTATTTGgtatagtgaaaaacagaaaaaccttaATCTAACATTAAGGGAATGACTAAGTAAATGTGCCATGTACCTATGATGGAATATTCTTCCGTTAAAATACTGTGGCATATTCATTTTATAAGTTAAGTgaaaaatcagcatacaaggttACATAAAGTGTGATggcaactatttaaaaatatataatcagtGACAAATTACTAGAAGTAAATGTATTGGGGACTCTAAACTAATTATCACTGGATAGGTTGGAttatgtatgattttattttcttctatatattcttttatttttaagttcttacAATGTACAGGTATTTTCTattcaggaaaaatatttaaacaattgtGCACAAAACTATTATTTATTCATCGTTTTTCTTGTACATGGAATCAAGTTTTACTGTTGGAAACACTTCAAAATATATGTtagcaaagtgaaaaaaaataaattctcaaatAATTTCAATATCCAGAGATAATCACTGTAAAGATTTTTGCGTATGCTCTTCTAGACACTTTCACTGGTATATTTTCTTGTACAAAATGTAATCATACTGCATTTTAACCTATTTCTTTCTTACACTTAGCAATAAATTGTGAACAACTTTCTATGTCAGTAACTGTGCAGCtatgtaataattttaatatataatttatttactcCATCTCCTATGGGTGAGCATTAAGTTCCTTCCAATTTTCTTGTATTATAAAAACTTCTGTGATCAGCACATACTTTATGTAAGGTGTGAAGAACAGAAACTGTGTCATTCTACATGGCGTCCCTGTACATATTTGTGTGCAGATGTGTTTGCATATTACTTAGGATAAATTTCTAAAAGGAGAGCTGCTGAGCCAAACAAGACCATGTGCATCATAATCACAGCAAAAAAATTACAAGCAATCATATGTCTAACGGTTGGGGTGGTTAGAAAATTGTATTGTAACTATCtaatggaatactgtgcagtcatTTAAATTTATACCATGGAAGAATATTTACTGAAATGGGAATATGTTCATAAGGTATCACCAGTGAGAGAAATAGGtcaca harbors:
- the LOC106995343 gene encoding LOW QUALITY PROTEIN: uncharacterized protein LOC106995343 (The sequence of the model RefSeq protein was modified relative to this genomic sequence to represent the inferred CDS: deleted 1 base in 1 codon); protein product: MAWLEDMDFLEDVPLLEDVPFLEDVPLLEDVPFLEDVPLLEDVPFLEDVPFLEDVPLLEDIPLLEDTGRLEDINLMEDMALLEDVDLLEDTDFLEDLDFSEAMDLREDKDFLEDVDSLEDMALLEDVDLLEDTDFPEDVDFLEAMDLREDKDFLEDMDSLEDLEAIGRRGFSGRHGFFGRCRFSGRPELSGRPGLLGRRGFSGRLGGYGRLGGYWKTWIFWKTWMFRKTWIFRKTYIGWKTWIFSGRRGLTGRPGFGGRHRFFWKTLTDWKTWISFWKTLIDWKI